GGCGGCATCGCCATCCTCGACAATAAACTGATGCTGGGCGAAACCATCGGCAGGGACTATCCCGGTTGCCGCATCGACCTGCCCGATGTCGGCATCGTCACCGCGACTTTGCAAATTCGCAATTCGCTGGACATGACCCTGCTCAACAATAAGCTGAACCGCCGCCTCGGCTGCCAGTTCGTCGACCTGCCGCGCAGCATGCTGGCGCACGTGCAGCGCTATATCACGCGCCTTGAACGAGAACGCAATGCGCGCATGGCGGGGCTGGGTTAATTCAATCCAGAGTCAAAGCTTAACGTTTCGCAAAAGCGTAGCGAGCGGCGATGATTTGCGGCCGAGACGCGCAGCTGTGCTGTAGCACAGCGAGCATCGCAGGCCGCAAAGCGCGCCGCGCAGTAGCTTTGGCTTTGGCGATACGTTAAACTTGCATATTCATGATCTCATGATATGCAGCAACTAATTTATTCCTTACCTGCACCGTCGCCTGGAATTCGATGCTCGACTTTTGCATCGATACCATCACGTCCGACAGGCTGACCTTTTCGTCACCCATGGTAAAGCGCTGGCCCAGCGCCGACGAAGCCTGTTGCGCGCCGCTCACGGAATCCAGTGCGCTCTTGAAGGCATCGGCAAAATTCACCTTCGCCGCCGGCATCTCGGTCTGGATCGCCGGTATTTTCGCCTCCGGCCGCGTGGCCGCCGACTTCAGTTGCGCGATCATCGCCTCGATCCTGCTGCTATCGATACCGCCTGTTTTCACTTCGCCTCCCGATTCTGGTGTGCTTCATAACTGTTCCATGCCTGTTGCACCCAGAGAACAAAACCCTGGCTTGCAAGGCAACGACGGGTACAATAACTTCCGTCACATGTTGCCAGGGTTCCACAATACCAGCGCCAACGCCAGCCGCTCGGCCGAGCAGGCGGCAAAAGCGCCTTCTATTTGGACGATTGAAGCGCGTGACAGTGGCGGATAATTCTGCATATCGCCCCCTCCTCCAGTGGAAGCGGCCCCCACTCACTACCCAACATACGCGCCCCGGAAGGCAATCATGGCTGTAGCCGAAGAAATCGATGTGAACCGCATACCACCGGAACCGGCGCCTGGCCGCTCGCCCGTGGAGTCCGTGCAAGCTTTCGCCAAGACGCCGATGGGCAAGAATTTCCTGCGCGGTCTGGGCGTGGCGGCACTGGTTGCCATCGGCGTGGCCCTGTACATGTGGAACCAGCCGCCCGAGTACAAGGTCCTGTTTTCCAACTACACGGACCGCGACGGCGGCGCCATCACCGCTTCGCTGGACCAGCTGGGCATCAAGCACAAGTTTTCCGAAGGCGGCGGCGCCATTCTCGTGCCGTCCGAGCAAGTCCATGACGCGCGCCTGAAACTGGCCGCGCAAGGCTTGCCGAAGGGCGGCAACGTGGGCTTCGAGCTGATGGAAAACCAGAAGCTCGGTGTCTCGCAATTCCTCGAACAGGTCAATTTCCAGCGCGCGCTCGAAGGCGAGCTGGCAAAATCGATCGAATCCGTGTCCGCCGTCGATACGGCGCGTGTCCACCTGGCGCTGCCCAAACCGTCCGTTTTCGTGCGCGAACAGCAAAAACCGACGGCTTCCGTGCTGCTGAACCTGCACCCGGGCCGCGGCCTGGACCAGCTGCAGGTGAGCGCCATCGTGCACCTGGTGGCGTCGAGCGTGCCCGAATTGCTGCCAATCAATGTCACTGTGGTCGACCAGGCCGGCACCCTGCTGTCGAACCAGGAAAAGGACAAGGACCGCGCCAACGGCATCAAGAGCCTGGACCCGAACCAGCTGAAATACGTGCAGCAATTGCAGCAAAGCGTGATCAAGCAGGTCGAATCGATCTTGCTGCCCATCGTCGGCGAAGGCAATGTGCGCGCCGAAGCGACGGCCGATGTCGATTTCTCGCAAAGCGAACAGGCGGCCGAAACCTACAAGCCGAACTCGCCGCCGGAAGCGTCCACCATCCGCAGCCAGCAAACGAGCGAATCGACGGGCGCCGGCAATGCCAACCCGTCCGGCGTGCCGGGCGCGCTGTCGAACCAGCCGCCAGGCGTGGCGACGGCGCCATTGACGGCCGAGGCGCCGGGCGCCCCGGCTGGCGCGCCGACGGCGCCGACACAGAAGGAATCGACGACCAATTATGAAGTCGACAAGACCGTGCGCTACGAGCAGAAATCCATGGGCGGCCTGCGCCGCCTGTCGGTGGCCGTCGTCGTCAACTACCGCCGCAGCTTCGACAAGGATGGCAAGGTCACGGTCAAGCCGATTTCCCCTGCCGAAATGGTCCAGATCAACAATCTGGTCAAGGAAGCGATGGGCTACAACAAGGAGCGCGGCGACAGCTTCAGCGTGGCCAACTCGCCGTTCGACGGCATCGACCGCGCGCCGGAAGGCAAGCTCGAGTGGTGGCGCGACCCGGCCAACTTGCCGCTGGCCAAGGAACTGGCGAAATTCCTCATCACGGCCCTGATCCTGCTGTACATCTTCATCAAGATCGTGCGCCCGATGCTGCGCCCCGTGATGCGCAAGATCGACGATTTCGGCGCCCCGCCGCCCGTCATCGAGCCGGAACTGGCCAAGGAGGGCGAAGAAAACGAAGTCCTGCTCAGCGAAGCGGAGCTGGAAGAACTGGAAGAAGATACGGCGCGCGGTTATCGCGAAAACCTGGCGATGGCCAGAAAACTGGCGCAGGAAGACCCGCGCGTGGTGGCCAACGTAATCAAAGCATGGATAGGCAATAATGACTGAGACAACGGGACTGCAAAAAGCATCGATCCTGATGCTGGCACTGGGCGAGAGCGAAGCGGCCGAGGTCATGAAATTCCTCGGCCCGCGCGAAGTGCTGAAACTGGGCGCCGCCATGGCCACCATGAAGGGCATCGCGCACGAGCAGGTGGTCGAGGTGCTCGGCGACTTCCGCGCGCAGACGGAACTCAATTCCACCGTCGGCCTCGATTCGGACGAATATATCCGGCAAGTGCTGACCAAGGCGCTGGGCGACGACAAGGCGTCCGTGCTGCTGTCGCGCATCCTGGGCGGCAAGGATGCCTCCGGCATCGAATCGCTGAAATGGATGGACTCGCAATCCGTGTCCGAGCTGATCCGCAACGAACACCCGCAGATCATCGCCACCATCCTCGTCCACCTGGAACGCGACCAGGCCTGCGAAATCCTCGGCCACTTCACGGACCGCCTGCGCAACGACGTGGTCTTGCGCATCGCCACCCTGGACGGCGTGCAGCCGGCCGCCTTGCGCGAACTCAACGATGTGCTGACAAAACTGCTGTCGGGTAACGAAAACATCAAGAAATCGTCGCTGGGCGGCGTGCGCGCGGCAGCCGAAATCCTGAACTTCATGAGCGGCGAGCAGGAAGGCTCCGTCATGGACAATATCAAGAACTACGACAACGACATGGCGCAAAAGATCATGGACGAAATGTTCGTGTTCGACAACGTGATCGATATCGACGACCGCGGCATCCAGCTGCTGCTGCGCGAAGTGCAGTCGGAAATGCTGATCATCGCCCTGAAGGGCGCCTCGCAGGAACTGCGCGACAAGATCTTCAAGAACATGTCGCAGCGCGCCGGCGAGATGATGCGCGAAGACCTCGAATCGAAAGGCCCCGTGCGCCTGTCGGAAGTGGAATCGCAGCAGAAACAGATCCTGCAGATCGTGCGCCGCCTGGCGGACGAGGGACAGATTGTCTTAGGCGGAAAAGGCGAGGATTCGTTTGTCTAATTTGATTCCCAAAGAGCAGCAAACCGCGTACCAGCGCTGGGAAATGACCTCGTTTGGCGACGAGCGCCCCAGCGTGGTGGCGGCGCGCAAGCTGCTCGAACCCGATCCCGAACCGGAATTCGATCCTTTTGCCGAGCTGCACGAGGAAGAGCCGGCCCCGCCGCTCGAATACCCGACGCAGGAAGAAATCGACGCCATCCGCGAGGAAGCGCGCGCCACGGCCTTCGAGGAAGGCCGCGCTGCCGGCTATGCGGAAGGCCACGCGGCCGGGCATGCCGACGGCCATGCCGAATCGTATGCACAAGGCAAGGCTGCCTCGGCCGTGGAACTGGCGCACCTGCAAACCATCGCCGTCGACTTCGGCACGGCCGTGCACCAGGCCGACGAACTGATCGCCAACGACGTGATGGAACTGGCCCTGCAGCTGGCCAAGGGCATGCTCAAGACCGCCTTGCCCGTGCGCCCCGAACTGATGCTGCCGATGGTGCGCGAAGCCATCGAATACTTGCCTGTGCTGCAACAACCGGCCTTGCTGATGCTCAATCCGGAAGACGCGCAAGTAGTACGCGACGGTATCGGCGATGAACTCGACAAAGGTGGCTGGCGCGTCATCGAAGATCCGTCCGTGGAACGCGGCGGTTGCAAGATCGACACGGCCAGCAACCAGATCGACGCGCAGGCATCCACCCGCTGGCAGCGCCTGACGCATGCGCTGGGCAAAGACCTGGACTGGCTGGCGCCGTGAGCGAGCCCGTCAAAGGCCCCACTGCCCATGCGGCGCGCTGGCGCGCCTACCTGAGCGATTGTTCGGCCGTGGTCGGCTTTGTCGAACCGATGCAAATTTCAGGCCGCGTCACGCGCGTGGCCGGCCTGGTGATGGAAGCGGTGGGCCTGCGCCTGGCCGTCGGCGCCGCCTGTACCGTGCCGCTGCCCAATGGCGGCCGGGTCGAGGCGGAAGTGGTGGGTTTTGAAGGCGACCGCCTGTTTTTGATGCCGCAAAGCGACGTCGAGGGCATCGTGCCCGGCACGCGCGTGTTTTCCGTCGAGCCGGCCATCCCCCGCCCCGGCAGCGTGGCGCACCCGCGCCGCCGCCCCAGCGACCGCGCGCGCCACCTGCCCGTGGGGCCGCAACTGCTGGGCCGCGTGCTCGACGGCGCGGGCCGTCCGCTTGACCAGCTGGGCCCGCTGCACACGACCGACAGCGCCCCCATCAACGTACGCCCCGCCAATCCCCTGGGCCGCGCGCCCATCGTCGATACGCTCGACGTGGGCGTGCGCTCGATCAACGCGATGCTGACCGTGGGCCGCGGCCAGCGCATGGGCCTGTTCGCCGGTTCCGGCGTCGGCAAGAGCGTGCTGCTGGGCATGATGGCCCGCTACACGGAGGCGGACGTGATCGTCGTCGGCCTGATCGGCGAACGGGGCCGCGAAGTAAAGGAATTCATCGAGCAAATCCTCGGCCCCGAAGGCCTGGCCCGTTCCGTCGTCGTGGCCGCGCCGGCCGACACGCCGCCGCTGATGCGCCTGCAAGGGGCCGCGTATGCGACGGCGATTGCCGAACATTTCCGCGATCAGGGGCAAAATGTGCTGTTGATCATGGATTCGCTGACCCGCTACGCCATGGCGCAGCGCGAAATCGCCCTGGCCATCGGCGAGCCGCCCGCCACCAAGGGCTATCCGCCATCCGTCTTCGCCAAGCTGCCCGTGCTGGTGGAACGGGCCGGCAATGGCGAGGAAGGCGGCGGCTCGATCACGGCCTTCTACACCGTGCTGACCGAGGGCGACGACCAGCAGGACCCGATCGCCGACTCGGCGCGCGCCATTCTGGACGGGCATATCGTGCTCAACCGCCGCCTGGCCGAAGCGGGCCATTATCCGGCCATCGACATCGAGCAATCGATTTCGCGCGCCGCCCACTCGATCACCACGCACGAGCACCAGCAGCAGGCGCGCAAGCTGAAACAGCTGTATTCGCGCTACGAGCGCAGCCGCGACCTGATCAGCGTGGGCGCCTACAGCGCCGGCACCGACCCCGTGCTGGACCAGGCCATCGCCCTGCATGAAAAGATCGAGGCGTTTTTGCAACAGCAAATCACGGAGCGGGTCAGCATGGATGAGAGCTTGGGGCAACTTACCGCTCTATTCGACTGATTAGGACTTGCATAGCGGGAATATAATCAGCCATGGCTTCTCCTTCCCAACTTGCTACCCTGATCGACCTTGCCCAGCGCGAAACGGACGATTGCGCCAAGCGCCTGGGCGCGGCCCTGAAAGCGCTCGACGATTGCCGCCAGAAGCTCGACATGCTGTCCGGCTACCGCGACGACTATGCCAAGCGCTTCGAGGCGAGCATGAGCAACGGCATCACGCCCATGGCTTACCGCAACTTCCAGGCCTTCATGGTCAAGCTCGACAGCGCCATCCTGGGCCAGCAGCAAGTGGTCGAGCATGCGCAGACGCGCAGCGAGAATGAAAAGATGCGCTGGCAACTGGCCGAACGCAAGCGCATGTCGTACACCACTCTGAACAACCGGGCGCAGGAACAGGCGCTGAAGCTGGAAAACAAGCGCGACCAGAAAGCAATGGATGAGCACGCGGCGAGACAAGCCTATTACAAACGCTAAGCAACACTGAGGCAGCATCATGCAAACCCAGCCAACACCGATTTCCCAGATCATCTCGCCAAACGCCACGCCCGGTGCCGCCAACCGCAGCCAGCCGTCCACCAGCGGCGCGGCGGGCGACTTCCAGCGCACCCTGAACCGCCAGATCGAGCAACGCCAGGCCAGCCGTAATATGGCGCAAGCGCCAGCGCCGGCGCCGGCACGTCCCGCCAGCCCTGCGGCTGCGCCAGCACCCGCGACGCCGGCGCCCGCCAATGAAGCGAAGCCGGCGCAAGCGGGCACCGAACAGGCGGCCAGCAGCGAACAGCCGCCCGCACCAGCTACCGAGGCGGCGCCCCCCGCCAACGGCGACAATGACAGCGCCACGGCAGAGGCCAGCGTGCCCGCCGTTCCCGCGACGACAGTCACGCCGCCAGCCGACCCGGCCGCCGAGATGCTGGCCCTCGTGGGCAGCATCCAGCTGGCCATCCAACCGCCGGCGCCAGCCGCCAACGCCGTGCCGGAACTGCCGGCGCGCGCCAGCGTCAAGGCCGACGGCAAGGGCCTGGCAACCGGTCCATTGCTGGCAGCGGGCCAGGGCAGCGGCAAGGCCGCCGCCACCGTCATCGCGCAAGCGGACAGCGGCGACTTTGCCGACAGCCTGGGCCAGGCCCAGGGCAAGGCGGCCGCCACACCAGGCGCCGGCGTGCCGGCAGGCAAGGCCGAGCCGGGCAAGCTGGCCGTCGACGCCCAGCTGGCGGCCACCGCCAAGGCGGGCGCCGCCGTAGCCGAACCCATCTTCAAGGAAACGCCTGCCGACCTGAGCCGCCTTGCGGCCCAGTTGCAGCCGGGCGCGCTGCAGCAGGCCGCGGCCGCCGTGGCCGTGCCGGCCGACAAGCTGACGGGCCGGGTCGGCTCGCCGGCCTGGGACCAGCAACTGGGGCAGAAAGTCGTGTGGATGGCGGCCGGCGGCGACCAGAGCGCCACCCTGACCCTGAATCCGCCCGATCTGGGGCCCGTGCAGGTGGTCCTGACGGTCACCAATGATCAGGCCGATGCCGCCTTCATGTCGGCCCAGCCGGAAGTACGCCAGGCGCTGGAAGCGGCCATGCCGCGCCTGCGCGAAATGATGAGCGAAGCGGGCATCGCCTTCGGCAGCGCCACCGTCTCGGCCGGCACGCCGGAACAGCAAAACCATGGCGAGCGCGCCGCCTCGGGCGAACGCCGTGGCAATGGTCAGGGTGGCGGCACCTCCGGCGGCGAGATCGCCATCGCGCCGGCAGCTGGCGGCCGCAGCCGACCCAGCCTGAGTGCCGTGGATACCTTTGCCTGACGACAATTCGTCGTCCGCAGGCCACAGGCGCGCGCCTCGGCATAACTTTTCGTATAAAAACAGCGAGTTGAGGGCGCTTCCGCCCTCTTTTCACTGCATCCTTCTGCGCAGAATTTGCCGATAATGACATAATGGCGTCGTGATCCACTTCCATGCACCCGAGTACCATTGAAAGCAAATCCAAAAATGAAAGCAGATCCGAAAGCAGATGCAGGCCTGGCCCCCGCCGGCGCCTCGAAAAAGAAGCTTCTGATCATCGTGCTGGCCTCGGTGCTGGTGGCCGGCGGCATCGGCGGCGGTGCCGCCTGGTACTTCTTGCATGGCAAGGCCGATAAAGAAGAAGCGGCGCCGAGCAAGAAAAAACACGCCGCTTCCAAGGCAGGTCCGCCCGTTTTCGTCCCCGTCGATGCCTTCACCGTCAACTTGCAGCCGGAAAATGGCGAGCAATATCTGCAGATCGCGTTTACCCTGCAGGTGGGCAGTCCGGAAGAAATGGATAGCATCAAGCTGAACATGCCGAAAGTGCGCAGCCGCTTGTTGCTGCTGCTGTCCGGCAAGAAGGCGTCCGAACTCAATACCGTGGAAGGCAAGCAGCAGCTGGCGGCCGAAATCATCAATCAGGTGAACCAGCCGTTCGAGGACAAAGGGCCGGAGCAGGACGTGACGGACGTATTATTTACCGCATTCATCATTCAATAAGCAGCCATGGCCGATAATTTCCTCTCCCAGGAAGAAGTCGATGCCCTTCTGAAGGGCGTCAACGGAGACCAGGACGACGCGCAGACGCCGGAAGATGTCACGGGAGTTCGTACCTACAACCTGGCAACCCAGGAGCGCATCGTGCGCGGCCGGATGCCGACGTTGGAAATTATCAACGAGCGTTTCGCCCGGCTGCTGCGCGTGGGCCTGTTCAACTTCCTGCGCCGCAGCGCCGAAGTGTCGGTCGGCTCCGTGCGCGTCTCGAAGTACAGCGAGTTCATCCGTAATCTGGTGGTGCCGACCAATCTGAACCTGGTGCACATGAAGCCGCTGCGCGGCACGGCCCTGATGGTCTTCGATCCGGGCCTCGTCTTCCTGCTGGTCGACAACCTGTTCGGCGGCGACGGACGCTTCCATACCCGCGTCGAAGGGCGCGACTTTACGCAGACGGAGCAGCGCATCATCCTGCGCATCCTCGATATCGTCTTCGAAGCCTATACCAAGTCGTGGGAGCCGGTCTTCCCCGTCGAATTCGAATATATCCGTTCAGAAATGAACACGCAGTTCGCCAACATCGCCACGCCGAACGAGGTGGTGGTGGCGTCCACGTTTACGGTGGAACTGGGCTCCGTTTCCGGACAAATCCACTTCTGCATGCCGTATTCGATGATCGAGCCGATCCGCGATTCGCTGACCTCGAGCCTGCAGGGCGAGGCGCTGGAAGTGGACAAGCGCTGGATCCGCCTGATGACGCAGCAGATCCAGATCGCCGAAGTCGAGCTGGTGGCCTCGCTGGGCACGGCGCGCGTGTCGTTCGACGAGATTTTGAACATGAAGGTGGGCGACATCATCCCCCTGAATATTCCCGAACTGATCGCCGCCACCGTCGACGGCGTGCCCGTGATGGATTGCACGTATGGCGTGTTGAACGGACAATATGCGCTGAAAGTCGAAAAGTTGCTGGCGAATGCCGACAATATGAATAACCATTAAGAAATACCCGGATCGCGCTGCGGTCCGTATCTGTACAACAGGAGAAACACATGTCTGACAACCAAGACGACCAAAGCGCGGAAGACGATTGGGGCGCGGCCATTGCCGAGCAGGCCAAGGCGGAAGCCGAAGCGCTGCAGAACCAGGCCGCCACTACGGCCAGCGCGGCGAGCGCCGCCGTGTTCAAGGACTTTTCCAAGCAGGCATCGAAGTCGGAAACGCACAACGATATCGATTTCATCCTCGATATTCCCGTGCAGCTGACGGTCGAACTGGGCCGCACCAAGATCGCCATCAAGAACCTGCTGCAACTGGCGCAGGGTTCCGTGGTCGAGCTCGACGGCCTGGCCGGCGAACCGATGGACGTGCTGGTCAACGGCTGCCTGATCGCCCAGGGCGAAGTGGTGGTGGTCAATGACAAGTTCGGCATCCGCCTGACCGACATCATCACGCCTTCCGAACGCATCCGAAAATTGAATAAATGAAGCCTGGCCTGTTGATTTCCACCGTGCTGCCGCTCCTGGCGGCATGCAGCATTGCCCACGCGGAACCGGCAGCCGCGTCGGCGCCGGCGGCCAGCGCCGCCAGCGCTTCCGTCGCGGCAGCAAGCGTGACACCGCCCGTTGCCGCAGCAACGGTGCCGGCCACCTCGCCTGCCGCCGCCCTGCCCGCCATGCCGGCGGGTGCGCCCATGACGATGGCGCCGACAAGCTCGGCCGGCAGCCTGCTGCAAACCATCTTCGCGCTGATGTTCGTGCTGGCCCTGCTGATCGGCCTGGCCTGGTTCATGAAACGCTATGGCCCCAAGGTCATGGGCGGCAACAACAAGATGCGCGTCGTCAGCTCGCTCAACCTGGGCGGACGCGAACGCATCGTCCTCGTCGAAGTGGCCGACCAGTGGATCGTCGTCGGCGCCTCGCCCGGCAGGATCAACGCGCTGGCCACCATGCCGCGCCAGGAAGGCGAGTTGCCGCAACTGGCGACGGCGCAAAACGGCCCTGCGGCCGCCAATTTTTCCGAGTGGCTGAAACAGACCATCGAAAAACGCAATGGGAAATAAGCAGCAGATGGCGTGGTCCACCTTGAAGACTCCCCTGACCTGGCTGCTGGCGGCCGCCGCTCTGGCCTTGCCGCTGTGGGCGCTGGCCGAACCGGGCATCCCGGCCTTCAACAGCACGCCGGCGCCGGGCGGCGGCCAGAATTACTCGCTGCCGGTGCAGACGCTCATCCTGATGACGTCGCTCACCTTCCTGCCGGCGGCCCTCTTGATGATGACCTGCTTTACGCGCATCATCATCGTGTTGTCCCTGCTGCGCCAGGCCATCGGCACGCAATCGGCGCCGCCGAACCAGGTGCTGGTGGGGCTGGCCCTGTTTTTGACCCTGTTCGTCATGGGCCCCGTGTTCGACAAGATCTATACGGATGCGTATCAACCGTATCAGGAAAACAAGATCAGCATGCAGCAGGCGATGGACAAGGGCGTCGATCCCCTGAAAACCTTCATGCTCAAGCAGACGCGCCAGGCCGACCTGGCCCTGTTCGCCAAGATGTCGCGCTCGGCGGCCCTGCAAGGCCCGGAAGACGTGCCGCTGCGCATCCTCGTGCCCGCCTTCGTCACCAGCGAACTGAAGACGGCGTTCCAGATCGGCTTTGCCATCTTCATCCCGTTTCTGATCATCGACATGGTGGTCGCCAGCGTGCTGATGTCGATGGGGATGATGATGATGTCGCCGGCGACGATCTCGCTGCCGTTCAAGCTGATGCTGTTCGTGCTCGTCGACGGCTGGCAGTTGCTGCTGGGCTCGCTGTCCCAGAGTTTTTACTAGGGGAAGTACGATGACACCCGAAAGCGTCATGACCTTGGGCCGCCATGCGATGGAAATCACCCTGATGGTGGCCGCGCCCATGCTGCTCGTCGCCCTCATCATCGGCTTGATCGTCAGTATCTTCCAGGCGGCCACGCAGATCAACGAGGCGACCCTGTCCTTCATCCCCAAGCTGGTCGGCATCTTCGTCGCCATCGTCGTGGCCGGCCCTTGGATGCTGTCCGTCATGCTCGACTACATGCGCCAGGTGTTCACGGGCATCCCGAACCTGGTCGGCTAGTGCAGCGATTGTTGCCATGCTGACCCTGTCGAGCATCGAACTGAACACGTGGATCGCAGCACTGCTGTGGCCGCTTAGCCGCATCCTCGGCCTGATCGCGGCCGCCCCCCTGTTCGGCAACGCGGCCGTGCCGGCCACCGTGAAGGTGACCCTGGGCGCGCTGCTGGCCATGATCATCGCCCCCACCGTGCCGGCCTTGCCTGCCATCAACCCGATGTCCCTGCCCGGCCTGCTGATCCTCACGCAAGAGATGCTGGTCGGGCTGGCCATGGGCTTTTCCATCCGCATCGTGTTTTCCGCCATCGAAATGGCCGGTGAACTCAGCAGTCTGACCATGGGCCTGGGCTTCGCCTCGTTCTTCGATCCGCAAACCAAGGGCAGGTCGTCCGCCATCAGCCAGTTCCTCGTCATGCTGGCCACCTTGATGTTTTTGACCGTCAACGGCCATCTGGTCTTGCTGGCGGCGCTGGCGGAAAGCTTCGTCAGCCTGCCGATTTCATCGAGTCCCATCAGCGGCGGCGGTTTCCAGCAATTGGCGGCCTGGGGCGGGGAAATCTTCCGTTCCGGCCTGCAAATTTCGCTGCCCATCATCGCCGCCCTGCTGCTGACCAACGTGGCGCTGGGCATCTTGACGCGGGCCGCGCCGCAGCTGAACATTTTCGGTATCGGTTTCCCCGTCACCCTGGGCGTGGGCTTGCTGGTGATCGGCATGGTCCTGCCCTATCTGGCCACGCCGTTCCAGAACATGTTCCTGCGCGGCATAGAAACGGCGCGCTTGCTGCCGCGCGGCTTTGCCACGCGCGACCGGCCGCCGCCGCCGGCGCCGCCGCATCCCCTGCGCCCGGCAGCGCCGACGCCGCTGCCGCCCGCGCGCTGATCAGGGCTGCCAGCCCAGCGCGTGGCGCAACAGCAGCGCCGACAACACGAACATGGTCACGCCGATCAAGCCATCGAGCACTTGCCAGGCCCGGGGCCGCGCAAACCACGGCGCCAGCCAGCGCGCGCCATAGCCCAACGATGCAAACCACAGCAGGCTGGCCGCGCTGGCGCCGGCGATGAAGCAGCCACGCAGCGCGCCCGGTTGCTGGGCGCCGATGCTTCCCACCAGCAAGACCGTATCGAGATAGACATGGGGATTGAGCAAGGTAAATGCGGCCGCCTGGGCCAGGATGGCGCCCAGCGCCAGCCCGGCACCGCCTTCGGCCGCGCGCAGCTGCTGCGGC
This window of the Janthinobacterium agaricidamnosum genome carries:
- the fliE gene encoding flagellar hook-basal body complex protein FliE — protein: MIAQLKSAATRPEAKIPAIQTEMPAAKVNFADAFKSALDSVSGAQQASSALGQRFTMGDEKVSLSDVMVSMQKSSIEFQATVQVRNKLVAAYHEIMNMQV
- the fliF gene encoding flagellar basal-body MS-ring/collar protein FliF, which encodes MAVAEEIDVNRIPPEPAPGRSPVESVQAFAKTPMGKNFLRGLGVAALVAIGVALYMWNQPPEYKVLFSNYTDRDGGAITASLDQLGIKHKFSEGGGAILVPSEQVHDARLKLAAQGLPKGGNVGFELMENQKLGVSQFLEQVNFQRALEGELAKSIESVSAVDTARVHLALPKPSVFVREQQKPTASVLLNLHPGRGLDQLQVSAIVHLVASSVPELLPINVTVVDQAGTLLSNQEKDKDRANGIKSLDPNQLKYVQQLQQSVIKQVESILLPIVGEGNVRAEATADVDFSQSEQAAETYKPNSPPEASTIRSQQTSESTGAGNANPSGVPGALSNQPPGVATAPLTAEAPGAPAGAPTAPTQKESTTNYEVDKTVRYEQKSMGGLRRLSVAVVVNYRRSFDKDGKVTVKPISPAEMVQINNLVKEAMGYNKERGDSFSVANSPFDGIDRAPEGKLEWWRDPANLPLAKELAKFLITALILLYIFIKIVRPMLRPVMRKIDDFGAPPPVIEPELAKEGEENEVLLSEAELEELEEDTARGYRENLAMARKLAQEDPRVVANVIKAWIGNND
- the fliG gene encoding flagellar motor switch protein FliG, translating into MTETTGLQKASILMLALGESEAAEVMKFLGPREVLKLGAAMATMKGIAHEQVVEVLGDFRAQTELNSTVGLDSDEYIRQVLTKALGDDKASVLLSRILGGKDASGIESLKWMDSQSVSELIRNEHPQIIATILVHLERDQACEILGHFTDRLRNDVVLRIATLDGVQPAALRELNDVLTKLLSGNENIKKSSLGGVRAAAEILNFMSGEQEGSVMDNIKNYDNDMAQKIMDEMFVFDNVIDIDDRGIQLLLREVQSEMLIIALKGASQELRDKIFKNMSQRAGEMMREDLESKGPVRLSEVESQQKQILQIVRRLADEGQIVLGGKGEDSFV
- a CDS encoding flagellar assembly protein FliH, coding for MTSFGDERPSVVAARKLLEPDPEPEFDPFAELHEEEPAPPLEYPTQEEIDAIREEARATAFEEGRAAGYAEGHAAGHADGHAESYAQGKAASAVELAHLQTIAVDFGTAVHQADELIANDVMELALQLAKGMLKTALPVRPELMLPMVREAIEYLPVLQQPALLMLNPEDAQVVRDGIGDELDKGGWRVIEDPSVERGGCKIDTASNQIDAQASTRWQRLTHALGKDLDWLAP
- the fliI gene encoding flagellar protein export ATPase FliI, yielding MQISGRVTRVAGLVMEAVGLRLAVGAACTVPLPNGGRVEAEVVGFEGDRLFLMPQSDVEGIVPGTRVFSVEPAIPRPGSVAHPRRRPSDRARHLPVGPQLLGRVLDGAGRPLDQLGPLHTTDSAPINVRPANPLGRAPIVDTLDVGVRSINAMLTVGRGQRMGLFAGSGVGKSVLLGMMARYTEADVIVVGLIGERGREVKEFIEQILGPEGLARSVVVAAPADTPPLMRLQGAAYATAIAEHFRDQGQNVLLIMDSLTRYAMAQREIALAIGEPPATKGYPPSVFAKLPVLVERAGNGEEGGGSITAFYTVLTEGDDQQDPIADSARAILDGHIVLNRRLAEAGHYPAIDIEQSISRAAHSITTHEHQQQARKLKQLYSRYERSRDLISVGAYSAGTDPVLDQAIALHEKIEAFLQQQITERVSMDESLGQLTALFD
- the fliJ gene encoding flagellar export protein FliJ, producing the protein MASPSQLATLIDLAQRETDDCAKRLGAALKALDDCRQKLDMLSGYRDDYAKRFEASMSNGITPMAYRNFQAFMVKLDSAILGQQQVVEHAQTRSENEKMRWQLAERKRMSYTTLNNRAQEQALKLENKRDQKAMDEHAARQAYYKR
- a CDS encoding flagellar hook-length control protein FliK; translation: MQTQPTPISQIISPNATPGAANRSQPSTSGAAGDFQRTLNRQIEQRQASRNMAQAPAPAPARPASPAAAPAPATPAPANEAKPAQAGTEQAASSEQPPAPATEAAPPANGDNDSATAEASVPAVPATTVTPPADPAAEMLALVGSIQLAIQPPAPAANAVPELPARASVKADGKGLATGPLLAAGQGSGKAAATVIAQADSGDFADSLGQAQGKAAATPGAGVPAGKAEPGKLAVDAQLAATAKAGAAVAEPIFKETPADLSRLAAQLQPGALQQAAAAVAVPADKLTGRVGSPAWDQQLGQKVVWMAAGGDQSATLTLNPPDLGPVQVVLTVTNDQADAAFMSAQPEVRQALEAAMPRLREMMSEAGIAFGSATVSAGTPEQQNHGERAASGERRGNGQGGGTSGGEIAIAPAAGGRSRPSLSAVDTFA
- the fliL gene encoding flagellar basal body-associated protein FliL, coding for MKADPKADAGLAPAGASKKKLLIIVLASVLVAGGIGGGAAWYFLHGKADKEEAAPSKKKHAASKAGPPVFVPVDAFTVNLQPENGEQYLQIAFTLQVGSPEEMDSIKLNMPKVRSRLLLLLSGKKASELNTVEGKQQLAAEIINQVNQPFEDKGPEQDVTDVLFTAFIIQ
- the fliM gene encoding flagellar motor switch protein FliM — its product is MADNFLSQEEVDALLKGVNGDQDDAQTPEDVTGVRTYNLATQERIVRGRMPTLEIINERFARLLRVGLFNFLRRSAEVSVGSVRVSKYSEFIRNLVVPTNLNLVHMKPLRGTALMVFDPGLVFLLVDNLFGGDGRFHTRVEGRDFTQTEQRIILRILDIVFEAYTKSWEPVFPVEFEYIRSEMNTQFANIATPNEVVVASTFTVELGSVSGQIHFCMPYSMIEPIRDSLTSSLQGEALEVDKRWIRLMTQQIQIAEVELVASLGTARVSFDEILNMKVGDIIPLNIPELIAATVDGVPVMDCTYGVLNGQYALKVEKLLANADNMNNH